The Pirellulimonas nuda genome includes a region encoding these proteins:
- a CDS encoding ISAs1 family transposase, whose amino-acid sequence MGAKASVRIAEHFEGLTDPRRREVTYPLVNIVAMALCAVLSGADDFVAIADWSREKKDWLARFLDMSSGVPSHDRFNAVFAAIKPAEFEKCLLSFITALHEVTEGQVIAIDGKTLRRSFDAASSKAPIHMVSAWASANHIALGQVVTDAKSNEITAIPKLLDILEIQGCLVTIDAMGCQREIAEQIVVGGGDYVLAVKGNQPKLHTAIKGFFAAHLEDDCSGIDCRRSESHEKGHGRQDDRYYYLAKLPDGFDEGSKWRGLKAIGLACRITTHADGTQTHDTRYYIASRYLSGQKFADAVRGHWAIENALHWQLDVTFGEDQCRIRKGHADANFSLLRRTALSLLKNNTSRKLGVKNKRLAAAWSDQYRLEVLCGR is encoded by the coding sequence ATGGGCGCCAAGGCGAGCGTGCGGATTGCGGAGCATTTCGAGGGCCTCACCGACCCGCGTCGGCGTGAGGTGACCTACCCGCTGGTGAACATCGTGGCGATGGCGTTGTGCGCGGTGCTGAGCGGGGCGGACGACTTCGTGGCGATCGCCGACTGGTCGCGGGAGAAGAAGGATTGGCTGGCGAGATTCTTGGACATGAGCAGTGGGGTCCCCTCGCACGACCGCTTCAACGCGGTCTTCGCGGCGATCAAGCCGGCGGAGTTCGAGAAGTGCCTGCTGAGCTTCATCACGGCGTTGCACGAGGTGACCGAAGGGCAGGTGATCGCGATCGACGGCAAGACCTTACGGAGGAGCTTCGACGCGGCGAGCAGCAAGGCGCCGATCCACATGGTCAGCGCGTGGGCGTCGGCCAATCACATCGCGCTGGGGCAGGTGGTCACCGACGCGAAGAGCAACGAGATCACGGCCATTCCCAAGCTGCTGGATATCCTAGAAATCCAGGGGTGTTTGGTGACGATCGATGCGATGGGCTGCCAGCGGGAGATCGCCGAGCAGATCGTCGTGGGAGGGGGGGACTACGTGCTGGCGGTCAAGGGGAACCAGCCCAAGCTGCACACAGCGATCAAGGGCTTCTTCGCCGCCCACCTCGAAGACGATTGCAGCGGCATCGATTGCCGCCGCTCCGAGTCGCACGAGAAGGGGCACGGCCGGCAGGACGATCGCTACTACTACTTAGCGAAGCTTCCGGACGGGTTCGACGAGGGGAGCAAGTGGCGCGGGCTCAAGGCGATCGGCCTGGCGTGCCGCATCACGACCCACGCCGACGGAACGCAGACGCACGACACCCGCTACTACATCGCCAGCCGCTACCTCAGCGGCCAAAAGTTCGCCGACGCGGTCCGTGGCCACTGGGCGATCGAGAACGCGTTGCACTGGCAACTAGACGTCACCTTCGGCGAAGACCAATGCCGCATCCGCAAAGGCCACGCCGACGCCAACTTCAGCCTGCTGCGCAGGACAGCGCTGAGCCTGCTCAAGAACAACACCTCACGCAAGCTGGGCGTCAAGAACAAACGCCTCGCGGCCGCATGGAGCGACCAGTATCGGCTGGAAGTCCTGTGCGGGAGGTGA
- a CDS encoding YHYH protein, with product MVRSPCPISEQDYTYKVPAAPQAAEKTTPLGMHNFGIALNGVPFDPGAAEFFQGVRGSKWQYEPLSGALQMGIDASHAHVQPTGAYHYHGLPTGLLDAVKLDPTRHSPQIGWAADGFPMYAVYGYTDAEDDGSPIKPLKSSYRLKQGDRPGGDEPSGKYDGAFIADYEHAPGSGDLDECNGRRCVTPDFPEGTYAYFLTEDWPVIPRNYRGTPSPDFTRRGPRPR from the coding sequence ATGGTGCGATCGCCCTGCCCCATCAGCGAGCAGGACTACACGTACAAGGTCCCCGCGGCGCCCCAGGCGGCCGAGAAGACCACGCCGCTGGGGATGCACAACTTTGGGATCGCGCTGAACGGCGTGCCGTTCGACCCCGGGGCCGCGGAGTTCTTCCAGGGGGTGCGTGGCAGCAAGTGGCAGTACGAGCCCCTCTCGGGCGCCCTGCAGATGGGGATCGACGCGTCGCACGCCCACGTGCAGCCGACCGGCGCCTACCACTACCACGGCCTGCCGACCGGGTTGCTCGACGCGGTCAAGCTGGACCCCACGCGCCACTCGCCGCAGATCGGCTGGGCCGCGGACGGCTTCCCGATGTACGCCGTGTACGGCTACACGGACGCAGAGGATGACGGGTCCCCCATCAAACCGCTCAAGTCGAGCTATCGCTTGAAGCAGGGCGACCGACCCGGCGGCGACGAGCCAAGCGGGAAGTACGATGGCGCGTTCATCGCCGACTACGAGCACGCCCCCGGCTCGGGCGACCTGGACGAGTGCAACGGCCGCCGGTGCGTGACCCCCGATTTTCCGGAGGGGACGTACGCGTACTTCCTCACCGAAGACTGGCCGGTGATCCCGCGGAACTACCGGGGGACGCCATCGCCCGACTTCACACGCCGCGGTCCGCGGCCGCGGTGA
- a CDS encoding ATP-binding protein has protein sequence MRDVPTATAILDRFLHHAVILTITGKSYRLNRRAEESNRAKAPPGSEKCKSLSFCGVSDLSGQQGQ, from the coding sequence CTGCGGGATGTCCCGACCGCCACGGCGATCCTCGATCGGTTCCTGCACCACGCCGTAATCCTCACCATCACCGGCAAGAGCTACCGCCTGAACCGCCGCGCCGAGGAGTCAAACAGGGCCAAAGCGCCCCCCGGCTCCGAGAAATGTAAATCGCTTTCATTCTGCGGCGTTTCGGACTTGAGTGGACAACAGGGGCAGTGA
- a CDS encoding serine/threonine protein kinase — MAERRLHFLPTKSTFKLGDRLGTGTVGVVYRATSPDLDAPVAVKLLHPNVTGDANIVERFEREIVITERLNHPHIVRHFGGGQMNGQLFYAMQLLEHGSLKDRLARFGPMPWPQVAGFALQIASALQHAHNHGVIHRDLKPSNLFFNDQGDLVLGDFGIARDTYAADITAQGITVGTYAYMSPEQIRADARISGKADLYSLGCVMYEMLTGRPPYLGANFAQVWDQHLNKPVPSVRDAGVDCPRWLDDLVQQLMAKEPDGRPFNARSVEGLLRQQLADEFGDAEYRKLTRDLPEFTDEPAEQQGPRTWVLWLVMGLIVVGLAITAIGRS, encoded by the coding sequence ATGGCCGAACGCAGGCTTCATTTTTTGCCCACCAAGTCGACCTTCAAGCTGGGCGACCGCCTCGGCACGGGGACCGTGGGCGTGGTCTACCGGGCCACTAGCCCCGACCTCGACGCCCCCGTCGCCGTCAAGCTGCTCCACCCCAACGTCACCGGCGACGCGAACATCGTTGAGCGCTTCGAACGCGAGATCGTCATCACCGAGCGGCTCAACCACCCGCACATCGTCCGCCACTTCGGCGGCGGGCAGATGAACGGGCAGCTCTTCTACGCGATGCAACTGCTGGAGCACGGCTCGCTCAAGGACCGCTTGGCCAGGTTCGGCCCCATGCCTTGGCCGCAGGTGGCCGGGTTCGCGTTGCAGATCGCCTCCGCGTTGCAGCACGCCCACAACCACGGGGTGATCCACCGCGACCTGAAGCCCAGCAACCTGTTCTTCAACGACCAGGGCGACCTGGTGCTGGGCGACTTCGGCATCGCCCGCGACACCTACGCCGCCGACATCACCGCCCAGGGGATCACCGTGGGCACCTATGCTTATATGTCTCCGGAACAGATCCGGGCCGACGCACGCATCTCCGGCAAGGCCGACCTCTACTCGCTGGGCTGCGTGATGTACGAGATGCTCACGGGCAGGCCCCCGTACCTGGGCGCCAACTTCGCCCAGGTGTGGGACCAGCACCTCAACAAGCCGGTCCCCAGCGTCCGCGACGCGGGGGTCGACTGCCCCAGGTGGCTCGACGACCTGGTGCAGCAACTGATGGCCAAGGAACCCGACGGCCGCCCCTTCAACGCCCGCAGCGTCGAGGGGCTGCTGCGGCAGCAGCTTGCCGACGAGTTCGGCGACGCCGAGTACCGCAAGCTCACCCGCGACCTCCCCGAGTTCACCGACGAACCGGCCGAACAGCAGGGCCCGCGGACCTGGGTGCTGTGGCTGGTGATGGGGTTGATCGTGGTCGGCCTGGCGATCACGGCGATCGGCCGGAGCTGA
- a CDS encoding type II toxin-antitoxin system prevent-host-death family antitoxin, translating into MEWKLAEAKNKLSELVTRATSEGPQTIRRNGVGVIVVAEETYLELTGQRPSFKQWLLEGPRIDDLELPSRDPSPMREVDL; encoded by the coding sequence ATGGAATGGAAATTAGCCGAGGCCAAGAATAAGCTCAGCGAGCTTGTGACCCGGGCCACGTCCGAAGGGCCTCAAACGATTCGGCGAAACGGGGTGGGCGTAATCGTTGTGGCGGAAGAGACGTACTTGGAGCTGACCGGACAGCGTCCCAGTTTCAAGCAGTGGCTGCTGGAAGGCCCCCGCATCGACGACCTAGAGTTGCCGAGCCGCGACCCATCGCCGATGCGAGAGGTCGACCTGTGA
- a CDS encoding type II toxin-antitoxin system VapC family toxin: MKVLLDTNVVSEARKPRGNPGVRRRLAELDEFNQFLSVVSIGEIAYGVARLARGKLRDALELWLAQAERSFADRLLPVDAQVAGLWGELAARSAAAGGTISLADGLIAATAIHHGMRLMTRNVADFASTGGMLINPWEE; the protein is encoded by the coding sequence GTGAAGGTGTTGCTCGATACGAATGTCGTCTCCGAAGCACGCAAGCCGCGCGGGAACCCCGGCGTACGCAGGCGGCTGGCAGAGCTGGACGAATTCAATCAGTTCTTAAGCGTGGTCTCGATTGGCGAGATCGCTTACGGCGTGGCGCGGCTTGCCCGCGGCAAACTCCGCGATGCCCTCGAGCTCTGGCTCGCCCAAGCAGAACGGAGTTTCGCAGACAGGCTCCTCCCGGTCGATGCCCAGGTCGCCGGGCTCTGGGGCGAACTGGCAGCGCGATCCGCGGCGGCCGGTGGCACGATCTCGCTGGCCGATGGGCTGATCGCCGCCACCGCCATCCACCACGGCATGAGGTTGATGACCCGCAACGTGGCGGATTTTGCGTCGACGGGGGGGATGCTGATCAACCCGTGGGAGGAGTAA
- a CDS encoding sulfatase family protein, giving the protein MYRFLFAVVLLLLGPSLLSAADRPNILFFFADDWDCTAGVYARSGRPTTSDIVKTPNIDRIGREGVIFDNAFVQVSSCGPSRASLSTGRSFWRNGSRAFKGGDCFGREDDPYSGLPKFPDLLRESGYHVDKYWKTIDFQVSPGTPEKSGAPRLENVKVPRYGLHVSRGATEPERARLRQQVIDATRKVFLQSMGKVPQGKPFFFIFGPINTHRPYAAGSGQRLWGIDPEDLRERLPVFIPDVRETREDFADYLGEIQALDLMLGVILEELEASKKLVDTLVILSGDNGMPGVPRGKTTCFDLGVKAPLMMRLPGLITPGRRVQDFVTVSDIAPTLLDLTGEAVPETMDAESFLTQITSKKDGWIDPARDHVFTGRERHCMSIVRDGFLPYPIRSVRSKDYLYVRNFKSDRTLYGDEKYNYADMDSSPTKSLLLSRRDSPLFRLHFEHQPDELLFEIDSDPHCMENLVGKQEAMRALERHRALLDEKMRSTADPRLDDSFDRMPWVEEVTSAKAG; this is encoded by the coding sequence ATGTACAGGTTTTTGTTTGCCGTTGTGCTCCTCCTCTTAGGGCCGTCGTTGTTGTCGGCCGCGGACCGGCCCAACATCCTCTTCTTCTTCGCGGATGACTGGGACTGCACCGCGGGCGTGTACGCGCGGTCCGGCCGGCCGACGACGAGCGACATTGTCAAGACACCGAACATCGACCGTATCGGGCGCGAAGGGGTGATCTTTGACAACGCCTTTGTGCAGGTGTCTTCTTGTGGGCCAAGTCGGGCGTCGCTGAGTACCGGGCGTAGTTTCTGGCGGAACGGGAGCAGGGCCTTCAAGGGGGGGGATTGCTTTGGCCGCGAGGACGACCCCTACTCGGGTTTGCCCAAGTTCCCCGATCTGCTGCGTGAATCGGGGTATCACGTTGACAAGTACTGGAAGACGATTGACTTTCAGGTATCGCCAGGGACGCCGGAGAAATCGGGCGCCCCCCGTCTAGAAAACGTCAAGGTGCCGCGGTACGGCCTCCACGTGAGTAGGGGCGCCACAGAGCCAGAGCGGGCTAGGCTTCGCCAACAGGTGATCGACGCGACCCGTAAGGTGTTTCTGCAATCGATGGGGAAGGTTCCCCAAGGCAAGCCATTCTTCTTCATATTCGGTCCGATCAATACGCACCGTCCGTATGCAGCGGGTTCCGGCCAACGGCTTTGGGGAATTGATCCGGAGGACCTGCGGGAGCGTCTCCCCGTCTTTATTCCGGACGTACGTGAGACGCGCGAGGATTTCGCGGACTACCTCGGCGAGATACAGGCGCTCGACCTGATGTTGGGCGTCATTCTCGAGGAACTCGAAGCATCGAAGAAGCTAGTCGACACGCTGGTTATTCTCTCAGGCGACAACGGCATGCCCGGCGTCCCGCGCGGGAAGACCACTTGCTTTGACCTAGGCGTCAAAGCCCCATTGATGATGCGATTGCCTGGCCTGATCACACCCGGGCGCCGCGTGCAAGACTTTGTAACGGTCTCGGATATCGCTCCAACGCTCCTTGATCTTACGGGGGAAGCGGTCCCGGAGACGATGGACGCGGAGAGTTTTCTTACCCAGATCACGAGCAAGAAAGACGGCTGGATTGACCCGGCACGGGACCATGTCTTCACTGGGCGGGAGCGTCATTGCATGTCGATCGTGCGAGATGGGTTCTTGCCCTATCCTATCCGATCTGTGCGATCCAAGGATTACCTCTACGTCCGAAACTTCAAGAGCGATCGCACGCTATACGGAGATGAGAAGTACAACTATGCAGATATGGACTCAAGCCCAACCAAGAGCCTCTTGCTCTCTCGGAGGGACAGTCCGCTGTTTAGGCTTCACTTCGAACATCAGCCGGACGAACTGTTGTTCGAGATCGATAGCGATCCGCATTGCATGGAGAACCTTGTGGGGAAGCAGGAGGCGATGCGGGCGCTAGAGCGACACCGAGCGCTGCTGGACGAGAAGATGCGAAGCACTGCCGATCCTCGCCTCGACGATTCGTTTGATCGCATGCCGTGGGTGGAAGAAGTGACCAGTGCGAAGGCGGGGTAG
- the glnA gene encoding type I glutamate--ammonia ligase, translating to MAMTPQDVLALCRERDIKAIDFRFMDFPGLWQHFCIPVGKLDEALFEEGLGFDGSSIRGWQAINESDMLLVPDPETAFVDPFAHMPTMVIICNVQDPITREDYTRDPRNIARKGVNYLRSTGIADTCFIGPEAEFFVFDDIRFDSRPEGSYYLIDSAEAEWNRGADEGPNLGHKIRHKEGYFPCPPADTLFDIRNEMMQTMIECGMDVEAAHHEVATAGQCEIDLRFDELVSMGDKICKYKYIIKNVAHRHGKSATFMPKPLFSDNGSGMHCHISLWKGGEPLFAGNGYAGLSEMALYALGGILKHAPALLALTNPTTNSYKRLVPGFEAPVNLAYSQRNRSASCRIPMYSPSPKAKRIEFRCPDPSCNPYLAFTALMMAALDGIQNKIDPGEPLDKDIYDLSPEELADVPSTPPSLEAALEALAKDHEFLLRGDVFTEDVISTWISYKMKNEVKVLALRPHPHEFCMYYDM from the coding sequence ATGGCGATGACTCCGCAAGACGTCCTGGCGCTCTGTCGGGAACGCGACATCAAGGCGATCGACTTCCGCTTCATGGATTTCCCCGGCCTGTGGCAGCACTTCTGCATCCCCGTGGGGAAGCTGGACGAGGCGCTTTTTGAGGAGGGGTTGGGCTTCGACGGCTCGAGCATCCGCGGCTGGCAGGCGATCAACGAGAGCGACATGCTGCTGGTCCCCGACCCGGAGACCGCGTTCGTTGATCCGTTCGCCCACATGCCGACCATGGTGATCATCTGCAACGTGCAGGACCCGATCACCCGCGAGGACTACACCCGCGACCCGCGCAACATCGCCCGCAAGGGGGTGAACTACCTGCGGAGCACCGGCATCGCCGATACTTGCTTCATCGGCCCCGAGGCGGAGTTCTTCGTCTTTGATGACATCCGCTTCGACTCGCGTCCCGAGGGCAGCTACTACCTGATCGACAGCGCCGAGGCGGAGTGGAACCGCGGCGCGGACGAGGGCCCCAACCTGGGGCACAAGATCCGGCACAAGGAGGGGTACTTCCCCTGCCCGCCGGCAGACACGCTGTTCGACATCCGCAACGAGATGATGCAGACGATGATCGAGTGCGGCATGGACGTAGAGGCCGCCCACCACGAGGTGGCGACCGCCGGCCAGTGCGAGATCGACCTGCGGTTCGACGAACTGGTGTCCATGGGAGACAAGATCTGCAAGTACAAGTACATCATCAAGAACGTGGCCCACCGGCACGGCAAGAGCGCCACGTTCATGCCCAAGCCGCTGTTCAGCGACAACGGGTCGGGGATGCACTGCCACATCTCGCTGTGGAAGGGGGGCGAGCCACTCTTCGCCGGCAACGGCTACGCGGGCCTGTCGGAGATGGCCCTGTACGCCCTGGGGGGGATCCTGAAGCACGCCCCGGCGCTGCTGGCGCTGACCAACCCCACCACCAACAGCTACAAGCGGCTGGTGCCGGGCTTCGAGGCGCCGGTGAACCTGGCGTACAGCCAGCGGAACCGTTCGGCGTCGTGCCGGATCCCGATGTACAGCCCCAGCCCCAAGGCGAAGCGGATCGAGTTCCGCTGCCCCGACCCCAGTTGCAACCCCTACCTGGCTTTCACTGCGTTGATGATGGCGGCGCTGGACGGCATCCAGAACAAGATCGACCCGGGCGAGCCGCTGGACAAGGACATCTACGATCTGTCGCCCGAAGAGCTGGCCGACGTGCCGTCGACCCCTCCCTCGTTGGAAGCGGCGCTCGAGGCGCTGGCCAAGGACCACGAGTTCTTGCTCCGCGGCGACGTGTTCACCGAGGACGTGATCAGCACGTGGATCTCGTACAAGATGAAGAACGAGGTAAAGGTGCTCGCCCTCAGGCCGCACCCGCACGAGTTCTGCATGTACTACGACATGTAG